In the genome of Massilibacillus massiliensis, one region contains:
- a CDS encoding bifunctional diguanylate cyclase/phosphodiesterase → MEHEWFLTIAEELPCGVAKFRYNNKFQLLTANRIFFEMMGYTQAEYHNLFEMYFGISVNQEEVKPIQTLMKEQLSKGDKIKFKYRHIMPDQSIKWIVLHAKKICQTKDGIIFQGIFTDLNDDKKVQTIAEFGTKQLNRHAKIDSFTGFYNKSAMQEIIQEYLETTGKNLRHACMLIDIDNFKQINDEVGHLFGDAVLLDLSTELKKEFIDTEIIGRVGGDDFLIFFKDIQSMQQIEEKAKMVGNIFRHVYSGENQLQRIFCNIGIAFFPEHGTDYQKLFANANKALNEAKSLKQNAFKFYDEKIEHSVYSNQYNSVDSLSDTAAYSNKLVDYNKKSYMLGLINIFEILFETKDLRSGINMVLSMIGKHFNVSRVYIFENDPWDASMNLTYEWCNKSVESRIKKHDKIRFYGIAKERLFYIEDLRVIEERYSLSDVQRLKTYWKACGIKALLQYGFSENDDFKGFIGFDECRRVRKWTQEEIDSLMIVAKFIASYLVKMRAQEEIEKLAYTDALTGMWNLNKFKLNAAKIIDKINHDKADSYVMICFDIKKFRYINDMFGFEVGDEILKYIANQLKEMATPDRMFTRAEADKFLILTRYINKETLIQWLKSLHRKIQYYTSTKTGCYKLVFSCGVYLLKADGSSIHTVIDRADLARRKTREGHETSLVFYNDRFLQTLLREKALEDMAEEALTKREFIVYYQPKIELATGKIRGAEALVRWISPTKGFMSPGEFIPVFEKNGFIAKLDFYVFETVYASLRKWLDQRREIVPISVNLSRVYLTDPTFITVLVQLAKRYHVPTRYIELELTESVFTEKISDIINLMKKLRNFGFSISIDDFGSGYSSLKLLRDLPVDYLKLDKEFLDNGAENIREKIIIQHVIQMAKMLGMKVVSEGVETAKQAAFLKACSCDLAQGYLYAKPMPIDAFEKLMWK, encoded by the coding sequence ATGGAACATGAATGGTTTTTAACAATCGCAGAAGAGCTTCCTTGCGGAGTTGCTAAGTTTCGTTATAATAATAAATTTCAGTTATTGACGGCAAATCGAATTTTTTTTGAAATGATGGGATATACGCAGGCCGAATACCATAATTTGTTTGAAATGTATTTTGGTATCAGTGTGAATCAAGAAGAAGTTAAGCCCATACAAACTTTAATGAAAGAACAACTTTCGAAGGGTGATAAGATAAAATTTAAATATCGTCATATCATGCCGGATCAAAGTATAAAGTGGATCGTGCTTCATGCAAAAAAAATATGTCAAACAAAGGATGGAATCATCTTTCAAGGAATTTTTACGGATCTTAACGATGATAAAAAAGTACAAACGATTGCAGAGTTTGGAACAAAACAGTTAAATCGACATGCTAAGATAGATTCTTTTACAGGCTTTTATAATAAATCAGCAATGCAAGAAATTATTCAAGAGTATCTGGAAACGACTGGGAAAAACTTAAGGCATGCTTGTATGTTGATTGATATTGATAATTTTAAGCAGATCAATGATGAGGTAGGTCATTTATTTGGTGATGCAGTACTGCTCGATTTATCAACAGAGTTAAAAAAAGAATTTATCGATACAGAAATCATTGGACGGGTTGGCGGGGATGATTTTCTTATTTTTTTTAAAGACATTCAGTCGATGCAACAGATAGAAGAAAAAGCGAAGATGGTGGGCAATATTTTTCGGCACGTGTATTCAGGAGAGAATCAGTTGCAGCGTATTTTTTGTAATATTGGTATCGCGTTTTTCCCGGAGCATGGAACCGATTATCAAAAACTCTTTGCAAATGCCAATAAAGCTTTAAATGAAGCAAAGTCTTTAAAACAAAATGCCTTTAAATTTTACGACGAGAAAATAGAACATTCAGTTTATTCCAATCAATATAACTCGGTGGATTCGCTTTCTGATACTGCAGCTTACAGTAACAAATTGGTGGATTATAATAAGAAAAGTTATATGTTGGGACTCATTAATATTTTTGAAATATTATTTGAAACTAAGGATCTTCGCAGCGGCATTAATATGGTATTGAGTATGATTGGCAAACATTTCAATGTAAGCAGAGTTTATATTTTTGAAAATGATCCGTGGGATGCCAGCATGAATCTCACTTATGAATGGTGTAATAAAAGTGTAGAATCACGGATTAAAAAGCATGATAAAATTCGCTTTTACGGTATTGCAAAAGAGCGATTGTTTTATATTGAAGACTTGCGTGTTATAGAGGAAAGATACAGTTTATCAGATGTCCAGAGGTTAAAAACATATTGGAAAGCTTGCGGGATCAAAGCACTTTTACAGTATGGGTTTTCAGAAAATGATGATTTCAAAGGATTTATTGGGTTTGATGAATGCCGAAGAGTGAGAAAATGGACACAGGAAGAAATAGATTCTCTGATGATCGTAGCAAAATTTATTGCATCTTATTTGGTAAAGATGCGTGCGCAAGAAGAAATAGAAAAACTTGCTTATACTGATGCATTGACAGGTATGTGGAATTTAAATAAATTTAAGTTAAATGCTGCGAAAATTATTGATAAAATAAATCATGATAAGGCAGATTCCTATGTAATGATTTGTTTTGATATAAAAAAATTCCGGTATATCAATGATATGTTTGGATTTGAAGTCGGTGATGAAATTTTAAAGTATATTGCCAATCAATTAAAAGAAATGGCTACGCCGGATCGGATGTTTACTAGGGCCGAGGCAGATAAATTTTTAATTTTGACGCGATATATTAATAAAGAAACTTTGATTCAATGGCTAAAATCTTTACACCGCAAAATACAATATTATACGAGTACGAAAACAGGTTGCTATAAGTTGGTGTTTAGCTGTGGCGTTTATCTTTTAAAAGCAGATGGCAGCTCGATTCATACAGTTATAGATCGGGCGGATCTAGCGAGAAGAAAAACGAGAGAGGGGCATGAAACGAGTTTAGTTTTTTACAATGATCGGTTTTTGCAGACTTTACTACGAGAAAAAGCACTCGAAGATATGGCAGAGGAGGCATTGACGAAGCGAGAATTTATTGTGTATTATCAGCCTAAAATTGAATTGGCAACGGGAAAAATAAGAGGTGCGGAGGCTCTAGTTCGTTGGATCAGTCCGACAAAAGGATTTATGTCGCCGGGAGAGTTTATTCCGGTGTTTGAGAAAAATGGTTTTATTGCAAAATTAGATTTTTATGTATTTGAAACAGTCTACGCAAGTTTAAGGAAATGGCTGGATCAAAGGCGTGAAATCGTGCCAATTTCAGTGAATTTATCCAGGGTGTATTTGACTGATCCGACCTTTATAACGGTATTGGTTCAATTAGCTAAGCGATATCATGTTCCGACAAGATACATAGAATTAGAACTTACAGAAAGCGTGTTTACAGAAAAGATTTCTGATATTATAAATTTGATGAAAAAGCTTAGAAATTTTGGTTTTTCTATATCCATTGATGATTTCGGCAGCGGGTATTCTTCCTTAAAGTTATTGAGAGATTTGCCCGTAGATTATTTGAAGTTGGACAAGGAATTTTTGGATAATGGAGCAGAAAATATACGAGAAAAAATTATTATTCAACATGTAATTCAAATGGCGAAAATGTTAGGAATGAAAGTGGTTTCAGAAGGTGTAGAAACGGCAAAACAAGCAGCCTTTCTTAAAGCATGCTCCTGTGATCTCGCCCAAGGATACCTTTACGCCAAGCCTATGCCGATCGACGCGTTTGAAAAACTAATGTGGAAATAA
- the cydB gene encoding cytochrome d ubiquinol oxidase subunit II, giving the protein MDLNILWFILITVLFIGFFFLEGFDYGVGVLLPFLGKNDTERRIIINTIGPVWDGNEVWMITAGGALFAAFPHVYATMFSSFYIALFLMLLALIARGVTFEFRSKDENPIWRSTWDWTLCISSGIPALLWGVAVTNLIQGIAINEKMIYIGTFFDLLTPYTIVGGLAFLFVFIFHGAMFLALKIESTSMIERVRGLALKNGLIAAVVFVICMILTYTNTTLFSSVLAASSLILAAITFVAGYIFAWLKKYGFGFIMSSLAIVLTTIAFFAGLFPRLMVSSLNPNWSLTIYNAASSTYTLQIMTVAALCLVPVVLIYQGWTYWVFRKRVTAKDLEY; this is encoded by the coding sequence ATGGATTTAAATATACTTTGGTTTATTCTAATTACCGTTCTTTTCATCGGTTTTTTCTTCTTAGAAGGATTCGACTACGGTGTAGGTGTACTCCTACCATTCTTAGGTAAAAACGATACCGAGCGTCGCATCATCATCAATACGATTGGGCCGGTTTGGGATGGCAATGAAGTCTGGATGATTACAGCCGGCGGTGCATTATTCGCAGCATTTCCTCACGTTTATGCCACAATGTTCAGCAGTTTTTATATCGCTTTATTTCTCATGCTGCTCGCATTGATCGCACGCGGCGTTACCTTTGAATTCCGCAGCAAAGATGAAAACCCGATATGGCGCAGTACTTGGGATTGGACCCTTTGCATCAGCAGCGGAATCCCGGCACTTCTTTGGGGTGTTGCGGTAACCAACTTGATACAAGGAATTGCAATCAACGAGAAGATGATTTATATTGGAACTTTCTTTGATTTATTAACACCGTATACAATTGTTGGCGGATTGGCTTTCTTATTTGTTTTTATTTTTCACGGTGCAATGTTCCTTGCTTTGAAAATTGAAAGCACGAGTATGATTGAAAGAGTCCGCGGTCTCGCACTTAAAAATGGGTTGATTGCAGCTGTCGTTTTTGTCATCTGTATGATTTTAACCTATACAAATACAACTTTATTTTCCAGTGTCCTTGCTGCAAGCAGCTTAATCTTAGCAGCGATTACATTTGTAGCCGGCTACATTTTTGCCTGGTTGAAAAAATATGGATTTGGCTTTATAATGAGTTCATTAGCAATTGTTTTAACTACGATTGCATTCTTCGCTGGATTATTCCCTCGCTTAATGGTTTCCAGTTTAAATCCAAATTGGAGTTTAACAATTTATAACGCTGCTTCTTCTACTTATACATTGCAAATTATGACCGTTGCAGCATTATGTTTGGTTCCTGTAGTCCTGATCTATCAAGGGTGGACTTACTGGGTATTCCGCAAGAGGGTTACGGCTAAAGACTTGGAGTATTAA
- the cydD gene encoding thiol reductant ABC exporter subunit CydD, which translates to MLDKRLLTEAKVYRHRFFKIIGLSIINAICIVLTAYELTKIIHGVFLEKLLLSEVVSPLAILLFVMSVKSIVLWLTENTAHTIAQQIKHDLRTRLLHHLLALGPITLAREQVGELINLLTEGIDHLDDYFTKFLPQIISTAILPLLILMIILPIDYKTALILLFTAPLIPIFMILIGKRADKENKKQWQTLSNISAYFLDVIEGLTTLKILNQSIAQIKKIETLSNEFRDITLKVLRIAFLSALILELVATLSVALVAVTVGLRLLNDNITFSTAFFLLLIAPEFYLPLRQLGTAFHASMAGTTAADHIYQVLKNPVHKSTAKDQKVSFHKTSKLGIAFENVSFSYLANQPVLNEINFAIAPGEHVAIVGASGAGKTTLFHLLLNFIQPQSGKILINHTDLSSIEQTAWLKNIAYVPQAPHIFAQTVAENIAMANTDATFQEIEAAAKAAMAHDFIQQLPLGYQTMLGEGGHQLSGGQMRRIAIARAFLQNAPLILLDEATSGLDVNTEADVTTALHKLTKEKTVLIIAHRLRSVETADKIIVMQHGQVLEIGSHDELLQQRGAYFTLLMAYRGEL; encoded by the coding sequence ATGCTGGATAAACGCTTACTCACTGAAGCAAAAGTATATCGACATCGTTTTTTTAAAATTATTGGCTTAAGTATCATCAATGCAATTTGCATCGTGCTAACAGCTTATGAACTGACCAAAATTATTCATGGTGTTTTTTTAGAAAAACTTCTTCTATCAGAAGTAGTATCGCCTCTCGCGATACTACTTTTCGTTATGTCTGTAAAATCAATTGTTTTATGGCTCACAGAAAATACTGCCCATACAATTGCCCAACAAATAAAACATGATTTACGTACACGCTTACTGCACCATTTGCTTGCCCTTGGTCCCATCACCTTAGCCAGAGAACAAGTCGGCGAACTCATAAACCTGCTGACAGAAGGTATCGACCATTTAGATGACTATTTTACTAAATTTTTACCGCAAATCATCAGCACTGCAATTTTACCGCTTCTAATTCTTATGATCATTTTGCCAATTGACTATAAAACTGCTCTGATTCTCCTCTTTACCGCTCCACTCATTCCAATTTTCATGATCCTCATCGGTAAACGCGCCGACAAAGAAAATAAAAAACAATGGCAGACATTATCAAACATCAGTGCTTATTTTCTTGATGTGATTGAAGGATTAACTACACTTAAAATATTAAATCAAAGCATTGCTCAAATAAAAAAAATTGAGACTTTGAGCAATGAATTTCGTGATATTACTTTAAAAGTGCTTCGTATTGCCTTTTTGTCTGCACTTATTTTAGAATTGGTTGCAACTTTGAGTGTAGCTTTAGTCGCAGTTACAGTTGGCTTACGTCTACTAAATGATAACATCACGTTCTCCACTGCTTTCTTTCTTTTATTAATTGCCCCAGAATTTTATCTTCCATTGCGTCAACTCGGTACAGCATTTCATGCATCTATGGCTGGAACCACTGCCGCAGATCACATCTATCAAGTCCTAAAAAATCCTGTGCACAAATCTACTGCAAAAGATCAGAAGGTCTCGTTTCATAAAACATCCAAGCTTGGCATTGCATTTGAAAATGTTTCCTTCTCTTATCTAGCCAATCAACCTGTTCTAAATGAGATAAATTTTGCGATTGCTCCAGGAGAGCATGTTGCGATTGTTGGTGCCAGCGGTGCTGGTAAAACGACATTATTTCACCTGCTGTTAAATTTTATTCAGCCACAAAGCGGAAAAATTTTAATCAATCACACTGATTTATCCAGTATCGAACAAACTGCGTGGTTAAAAAATATCGCTTACGTTCCACAAGCACCACATATCTTTGCACAAACAGTCGCTGAAAATATTGCAATGGCAAATACCGATGCAACGTTTCAGGAGATTGAAGCAGCAGCAAAAGCTGCAATGGCACATGATTTCATTCAGCAGTTACCTCTAGGATATCAAACAATGCTTGGTGAGGGTGGTCATCAATTAAGTGGTGGTCAAATGCGACGTATCGCAATTGCAAGAGCTTTTCTGCAAAATGCACCACTTATACTTTTAGACGAAGCAACATCTGGCTTAGATGTCAATACAGAAGCCGATGTTACAACTGCACTCCATAAACTTACAAAAGAAAAAACTGTACTCATCATTGCTCATCGTTTACGTTCTGTTGAAACAGCAGATAAAATTATTGTTATGCAACATGGACAGGTACTTGAAATTGGCAGCCATGATGAGCTCCTCCAGCAACGCGGCGCATACTTTACTCTATTAATGGCATATCGAGGTGAACTATGA
- a CDS encoding cytochrome ubiquinol oxidase subunit I: protein MDAILLSRWQFAITTIYHFLFIPLTLGLSLFIAILETLYVKTGKEQYKQMTKFWGKLFLVNFAMGVVTGIVQEFHFGMNWSEYSRFMGDIFGAPLALEALTAFFIESTFLGLWIFGWDRLSKKIHLACIWLVAFASNLSAFWILVANSFMQHPVGYTIRNGRAEMLDFTALLTNPYVAGQFSHTVLSGIVTAGFFVVSISAYHLLRKTHVESFTSTMKIGLVWTIIGLFAVMGSGHLQAQSLIHTQPMKLASIEALWKTENPAPFTLYTQIDQEKQKNSSQIAVPGMLSFMVYNQFDGEIKGLTDLQKTNEQQFGPGDYIPDVPGLFWSFRIMVLAGVIMIGIAIINAFYIFTNKSSGYALALKALLFALPLPYIANSTGWYVTEGGRQPWIVVGLQKVSTAISPNITTTEVWISLIGFTLIYTILAYVAIYVSVKFIKKGPETPLQSMKGGRA, encoded by the coding sequence ATGGATGCTATTTTATTATCCAGATGGCAATTTGCAATCACAACAATTTATCACTTTTTATTTATTCCCTTGACTTTGGGACTGTCATTATTTATAGCTATACTAGAAACCTTATATGTGAAAACAGGAAAAGAACAGTATAAACAGATGACAAAATTTTGGGGCAAGCTTTTTTTAGTCAACTTTGCAATGGGTGTCGTTACAGGCATTGTCCAAGAATTTCACTTTGGTATGAACTGGTCGGAATATTCTAGATTCATGGGTGATATTTTTGGCGCCCCTCTTGCTTTAGAAGCTTTAACTGCATTTTTTATCGAATCTACTTTTTTAGGACTATGGATTTTCGGCTGGGATCGGCTTTCTAAAAAAATTCATTTGGCTTGTATCTGGCTTGTTGCTTTTGCCAGCAACCTTTCTGCCTTTTGGATTCTAGTTGCAAATTCATTTATGCAACATCCCGTTGGCTATACAATCCGTAATGGACGCGCAGAAATGCTTGATTTTACTGCACTTCTCACCAATCCATACGTAGCTGGCCAATTTTCTCATACTGTTTTATCCGGCATCGTAACTGCTGGTTTTTTCGTAGTTTCGATCAGTGCCTATCATTTACTCCGGAAAACGCACGTGGAATCATTTACGAGTACAATGAAAATCGGTTTAGTATGGACAATTATCGGCTTATTCGCTGTCATGGGCAGCGGTCATCTTCAAGCCCAATCACTCATCCATACACAACCAATGAAATTAGCTTCTATTGAGGCTTTGTGGAAAACTGAAAATCCCGCTCCGTTTACACTTTATACACAAATTGATCAAGAAAAACAAAAAAATTCTTCACAGATCGCGGTTCCCGGCATGCTCTCTTTTATGGTTTACAACCAATTCGATGGAGAAATTAAAGGATTAACCGATCTACAAAAAACAAATGAACAACAATTTGGCCCTGGTGATTACATCCCTGATGTACCCGGTTTATTCTGGAGCTTCCGTATCATGGTTCTCGCCGGAGTAATCATGATTGGGATTGCAATCATCAATGCTTTCTACATTTTTACAAATAAATCTAGTGGGTATGCACTCGCATTAAAAGCATTGTTATTTGCACTGCCATTGCCATACATAGCAAACTCTACCGGCTGGTATGTTACGGAAGGCGGCAGACAGCCTTGGATCGTCGTAGGTCTGCAAAAAGTAAGTACCGCTATATCACCAAATATTACAACAACGGAAGTGTGGATTTCATTAATTGGCTTTACTCTGATTTATACAATCCTTGCTTACGTTGCGATTTATGTATCCGTTAAATTCATCAAAAAAGGTCCTGAGACCCCATTACAATCGATGAAAGGTGGTCGGGCATAA
- the cydC gene encoding thiol reductant ABC exporter subunit CydC: MTIFFKLIKLVRPVLPTMLLALLLAWCSVASSISLMAAAAYLIASAALHPFIYELSLAIVGVRFFGISRAIFRYTERYVSHDATFQILTKLRVWCYQKIEPLAPAKLNEWQSGEIFSLLIHHIDTLKDFYLRVLAPPIIAFTILAALGGILCFYIPTLALLLSIAFLTIGIAVPMIIYYFNKRHSAILLKAQMQFKSNCIDLLIGITELIAFNYKTIAMRKIANNLEVVDQQQNKVFRINSCADASANFIANFTIWCMLILLIPMVHTEQISGVTLAVLTLALQSSFEAVLVLPAVWHYYAESMAAAKQIFHIIESDTPVRSVKAEKDVTLDTNFTLDVKELNFSYPNQNQVLHNLSFSLKKGDKIAIVGTSGAGKSTLINVLLRFWEYQSGSVKLGDIEYKANQPENIRQHFNVVAQHTHIFHTTLEENLRLANPHATPDDISRVIEQAELSEFVNSLPDGLQTNVGQNGKLLSGGQRQRLAIARALLRPAPILLLDEPTTGLDAITERNILHTIEHTLKAHTILLITHRLVGLENMQQIFVMENGKFVEQGTFQELMQKQAIFYQMYNHKIDF, translated from the coding sequence ATGACTATTTTCTTTAAACTCATAAAACTTGTTCGCCCTGTTCTACCAACGATGCTGCTTGCTTTACTCCTCGCCTGGTGCAGTGTTGCCAGTTCAATTTCTTTGATGGCTGCTGCCGCTTATCTTATCGCCAGCGCGGCCTTGCATCCATTTATTTATGAACTCTCTTTAGCGATTGTCGGCGTACGTTTTTTCGGTATTTCCCGCGCAATATTTCGCTATACAGAACGATATGTGTCTCACGATGCAACTTTTCAGATTCTGACCAAACTTCGTGTCTGGTGTTATCAAAAAATAGAACCACTTGCTCCAGCAAAGCTGAATGAATGGCAAAGTGGCGAAATTTTTAGTCTGCTGATTCATCATATCGACACACTCAAAGACTTTTATTTAAGGGTACTTGCACCACCAATTATTGCATTCACAATTCTTGCAGCTCTCGGCGGCATACTCTGCTTTTATATTCCAACCTTAGCGCTCTTATTATCGATTGCTTTTCTTACCATCGGCATTGCAGTGCCGATGATCATTTACTATTTTAACAAGAGACATTCTGCCATATTGTTAAAAGCGCAAATGCAATTTAAATCAAACTGCATTGATCTATTAATCGGCATTACAGAACTCATCGCATTTAATTACAAAACAATTGCAATGCGAAAAATTGCAAACAACTTAGAAGTAGTTGATCAACAGCAAAATAAAGTATTCCGCATAAATTCATGTGCTGACGCCAGTGCAAATTTCATCGCAAATTTTACGATTTGGTGTATGCTCATCCTGCTCATTCCAATGGTTCATACAGAACAAATCAGTGGTGTAACACTTGCAGTTTTGACTTTAGCACTGCAAAGCAGCTTTGAAGCGGTACTTGTTCTCCCTGCCGTCTGGCATTACTACGCAGAAAGCATGGCAGCTGCTAAACAGATTTTTCATATAATTGAGAGTGATACACCTGTGCGATCAGTAAAAGCTGAAAAAGATGTTACTTTAGATACTAACTTTACACTGGATGTAAAAGAATTAAATTTTTCTTATCCGAATCAAAATCAAGTCCTGCACAATTTGTCCTTCTCATTAAAAAAAGGCGATAAAATCGCCATTGTTGGTACGAGTGGAGCAGGAAAAAGCACATTGATCAATGTGCTTTTACGTTTTTGGGAATATCAAAGTGGCAGCGTCAAACTAGGAGATATAGAATATAAGGCAAATCAGCCTGAAAATATCCGGCAGCATTTTAATGTAGTTGCACAGCATACACATATTTTCCATACTACGCTAGAAGAAAATCTTCGTCTTGCCAATCCTCATGCTACACCAGACGACATTTCGCGCGTCATTGAGCAAGCAGAACTAAGCGAGTTTGTAAACAGCCTGCCTGATGGATTACAAACAAATGTCGGACAAAACGGCAAACTTCTTTCCGGCGGTCAGAGACAAAGGCTCGCCATTGCCAGAGCCCTACTAAGACCCGCACCAATACTTCTTCTAGACGAACCAACTACCGGCTTAGACGCTATTACCGAAAGAAACATACTGCACACAATTGAACACACCTTAAAGGCGCACACAATTCTGCTCATCACACATCGCTTAGTCGGTCTGGAAAACATGCAGCAAATCTTCGTCATGGAGAATGGAAAATTCGTTGAACAAGGCACATTTCAAGAACTAATGCAGAAACAAGCAATTTTTTATCAAATGTACAATCATAAAATTGATTTTTAA